Proteins found in one Populus alba chromosome 14, ASM523922v2, whole genome shotgun sequence genomic segment:
- the LOC118041801 gene encoding uncharacterized protein encodes MNFNSEIGKDLVDLDDDEEEVESSRASKPKPEDCDDEEWDIKKSIGLDRTLDYEEEEDHYDKVAVGREGAGDDRLYVTQMNDYGIDVDSGDVMPMPSSSGDVTRDPRANHLAAKIRLQEDAEAAKKMDSLRVSVKEDTIVSDDGNLKSILKRKDVQSDSKSISNHLDSKLQKRVRFDPECKDGNDEESGGVEDTQMETTDSTEETQIYHLPPDYPSGIPDYMRNPSKYTRYTFDSATDVDEESNQGAYMDFLKILQRPNATESHPDEVPVDLSKPLTFIPKRKTSGAAVTDNSIDSKQNQDDASEDLKLRRGVPLGIAAFDDIDTETSAMEEDKPETAADKTNSSRPERQYRSKAKSET; translated from the exons ATGAATTTCAACTCTGAGATCGGAAAAGACCTTGTTGATTTAGACGACGACGAGGAGGAGGTGGAGTCGTCGCGTGCCTCGAAACCTAAACCTGAGGATTGTGATGACGAAGAATGGGACATCAAGAAATCTATTGGCCTGGATCGTACTCTTGATTATGAG GAAGAGGAAGATCATTATGACAAAGTGGCTGTTGGCAGGGAAGGGGCTGGAGATGATCGCCTGTACGTGACCCAAATGAATGATTATGGTATTGATGTGGATTCTGGCGATGTTATGCCCATGCCCAGTTCATCCGGGGATGTCACGAGGGATCCGCGTGCTAATCACCTTGCTGCAAAAATTAGGCTGCAAGAAGATGCAGAAGCGGCTAAAAAGATGGATTCTTTGCGAGTTTCTGTAAAGGAAGATACCATCGTATCTGATGATGGTAATCTGAAATCCATCCTGAAGAGGAAGGATGTTCAATCAGATTCCAAGTCGATTAGTAACCACTTGGATTCAAAGTTACAAAAGCGTGTTCGGTTTGATCCGGAATGCAAAGATGGTAATGATGAAGAGTCTGGTGGAGTTGAAGACACACAGATGGAAACCACTGATTCGACAGAAGAAACACAGATATACCATTTGCCTCCGGATTATCCTTCTGGAATTCCAGATTATATGCGAAATCCTTCCAAATACACGCGCTATACTTTTGACTCGGCAACCGATGTGGATGAAGAATCAAACCAAGGAGCTTACATGGACTTCCTCAAGATTCTGCAGAGACCAAATGCTACAGAATCACATCCAGATGAGGTTCCTGTTGATCTGTCAAAACCTCTCACCTTCATACCAAAAAGGAAAACCAGTGGTGCTGCAGTGACTGATAACAGCATTGATTCTAAACAAAACCAGGATGATGCCAGTGAAGATCTCAAGCTTAGGAGAGGGGTACCTCTTGGGATTGCAGCTTTTGATGACATTGATACTGAAACTAGTGCCATGGAGGAAGATAAACCGGAAACAGCAGCTGACAAAACTAATTCAAGCAGACCAGAACGCCAGTATAGGTCAAAGGCCAAGTCCGAGACATGA